In one window of Prevotella sp. E13-17 DNA:
- a CDS encoding RagB/SusD family nutrient uptake outer membrane protein encodes MKKIYLVLGLAAGLSLTSCSLDSEPTTSLGEGVAITTESDLQYAVNGIGYLMSEDRMLYGSEFGLYADLTTNEFKYVDDYGQSTAIARYTLTKYDELPEYAYADMYGAIANCNKALELSEALEQTETVDNLRGQLYAWRALLHFDLARLFAHIPTAVSDVNAANSGIVLSDHVVGPDFKGDRATLAQTYKQIIDDFTQAMTLLEATKDDKKETGYFNYYAALALRARANLYAGNYEKALDDAKEVIADGGYELYTPSTYEKAWEQEGTSESIFELLVTANYNAQRNSLGYYCDAAGYPEAALADNGKVLTYLKANPADVRSKMIKEQAVQGVAGTHFFPAKYPGRDGLYVNNPKIIRLSEVYLIAAEAELKGNNDGGKAAAYINEIEKNRVTGYTDVATVTIDDVIAEYEKEFFAENQIAFAYWRNKKSITNQVSNVISYDDNQSILPIPQREIDFYPGLVQNEGY; translated from the coding sequence ATGAAAAAGATATATTTAGTTTTAGGTCTGGCAGCAGGGCTGAGTCTCACTTCTTGCAGCCTCGACTCAGAGCCAACAACTTCGCTTGGCGAAGGCGTGGCTATCACGACAGAGTCTGATTTGCAGTACGCTGTCAACGGTATCGGTTATCTGATGTCTGAAGATCGTATGCTCTACGGTTCTGAATTCGGACTCTATGCCGACCTCACTACCAACGAGTTTAAGTATGTCGATGACTACGGTCAGAGCACTGCTATTGCTCGTTACACTTTGACCAAGTACGATGAACTGCCCGAGTATGCTTATGCTGATATGTATGGTGCTATCGCCAACTGTAACAAGGCACTCGAGTTGTCTGAGGCACTCGAGCAGACCGAGACTGTTGACAACCTGCGTGGTCAGCTCTATGCATGGCGTGCATTGCTCCACTTCGACTTGGCACGTCTGTTCGCTCACATCCCAACAGCTGTTAGCGACGTGAATGCAGCTAACTCTGGTATCGTTCTTTCAGATCACGTAGTTGGTCCTGACTTCAAGGGCGACCGTGCTACACTGGCACAGACCTACAAGCAGATTATCGATGACTTCACACAGGCTATGACCCTGCTGGAGGCTACTAAGGACGACAAGAAAGAGACTGGCTACTTCAACTACTATGCTGCTTTAGCTCTTCGTGCACGTGCCAACCTCTATGCTGGCAACTATGAAAAAGCTTTGGATGATGCTAAGGAAGTAATTGCTGATGGTGGTTACGAGCTCTACACACCTTCAACCTACGAAAAGGCTTGGGAGCAGGAAGGTACTTCAGAGTCAATCTTTGAACTGCTTGTCACTGCTAACTACAATGCTCAACGTAACTCTCTGGGTTACTACTGCGACGCTGCAGGTTACCCTGAGGCAGCTTTGGCTGACAATGGTAAAGTGCTGACCTACCTGAAGGCTAATCCCGCTGACGTTCGCTCTAAGATGATCAAGGAGCAGGCTGTTCAGGGCGTTGCAGGCACTCATTTCTTCCCTGCTAAGTATCCCGGTCGTGACGGTCTCTATGTTAACAACCCCAAAATCATCCGTCTTTCTGAGGTTTACCTCATCGCTGCTGAGGCTGAGCTGAAGGGCAACAACGATGGTGGCAAGGCTGCTGCTTACATCAATGAGATTGAGAAGAACCGCGTTACTGGCTACACCGATGTAGCAACTGTTACTATCGACGACGTTATTGCTGAGTACGAGAAGGAGTTCTTTGCTGAGAACCAGATTGCATTTGCTTACTGGCGTAACAAGAAGAGCATCACCAACCAGGTTAGCAATGTTATCAGCTACGACGATAACCAGAGCATTCTGCCTATCCCACAGCGTGAGATTGACTTCTATCCTGGACTGGTTCAGAACGAAGGTTATTAA
- a CDS encoding TonB-dependent receptor, which produces MNKRLALLLMTLFLVVGGAFSQTRVNGTVMSKDDGEPIIGASVLVVGTHVGTVTNSEGQFSLNVPAGKKTLRISYIGMETLELPASANMRILLTSDHNSLDEVIVVAYGTAKKSSFTGSATAMKEKDMSAQKGSLVKSLEGKVAGVRVGSSIGDPGADQNIQIRGIGSINGSTQPLYVIDGVPVLANSDGYMSSSIKSQSILATLNPNDIESMTILKDAAAASLYGSRAANGVVIITTKKGAKGKTNVHYDMQIGTQQIAKKSAMNTMNAAQLKEYYTDALTNFFKLYYTEDDLFADYGTRDYAEAGKLETANGWFHDYDGTTSTDWYDQVYHNALTQDHQLSIDGGNDKTKFYVGLGYNDSEGVVKGTEFQRYSGRLNLDHQVNDWLKVGVKQMISFSDTKGLRDQGDQEQGFGTTTPWSVLYSLDPTAVNKNADGSYNNDVAFGKVGNPNNMFGVESGEYAEFVKSNMMRSMSNLEAEVKLPYDLVARTIFGYDYTNNKLQEFWSPLSVNGESLGGLGQRWDFTSKTLTSSTTLGYNHQFGKHSVSALGGYEYEKRQMPYMTASAKGYGTYKLPELSNGQSYQTGSAIYESMLSSWLGKADYNYDNKYYAGLSFRRDGSSRLAKDNRWSNFWSVSAAWRISQESFLQGNPLFSDLKLRASYGTNGNLPTGMYQYMPQYATSGGYGANGAYYWSTPGNESLTWEKSKNFNIGFDWTLYNRVSLTLEYYKKVTDDLIFSTPVSYVTGFGSNINNIGKLENSGLEFTVSSSNIRTKDFSWTTDFNLTWQKILVKELPDGEDVQYGDGNMYLLREGESMHTFYLPEWKGVDPETGLGEFWLDPSDHSKGVTNTYAKAGKGKVGKAVPDVLGGLTNTFRYKDFDLSFMISYQFGADMFDYPGYFLTFSDGVRVGSFNVHESVAGNYWKQPGDVVEFPKPIYGNPYRSDKFSSRTIRSTDNIRVRDITLGYNVPLFKQYINNLRVYFRTTNPFMIYCATKDVDPDVDVNGYRQTDTPPTRQFLFGLNLTF; this is translated from the coding sequence ATGAACAAAAGACTAGCATTGCTTCTGATGACCCTTTTCCTCGTAGTAGGTGGGGCGTTCTCTCAGACGAGAGTCAATGGTACCGTCATGTCAAAGGACGATGGTGAGCCTATTATTGGCGCATCAGTTTTAGTTGTTGGCACTCATGTAGGTACAGTAACTAACAGTGAAGGACAGTTCTCTCTGAATGTCCCCGCAGGTAAGAAAACCCTTCGTATTTCTTACATCGGTATGGAGACTTTGGAATTGCCCGCAAGCGCAAACATGCGCATTTTGTTGACCAGCGACCACAACTCACTTGATGAGGTGATTGTTGTTGCTTACGGTACAGCAAAGAAATCATCGTTTACTGGTTCGGCTACAGCCATGAAGGAGAAAGACATGTCAGCCCAGAAGGGTTCGCTTGTTAAATCTCTCGAAGGTAAGGTGGCTGGTGTACGTGTTGGTTCATCTATCGGTGACCCAGGTGCTGACCAGAACATCCAGATTCGTGGTATCGGTTCTATCAACGGTTCTACACAGCCTCTGTATGTTATCGACGGTGTGCCCGTATTGGCAAACTCAGATGGTTACATGTCATCAAGCATCAAGTCACAGTCTATCCTTGCTACTCTGAACCCTAACGATATCGAGAGCATGACCATCCTGAAGGATGCTGCAGCAGCATCTCTCTATGGTTCACGTGCTGCCAATGGTGTTGTTATCATCACCACTAAGAAGGGTGCTAAGGGTAAGACCAACGTACACTACGATATGCAGATTGGTACTCAGCAGATTGCTAAGAAGAGCGCCATGAACACCATGAACGCTGCTCAGCTGAAGGAGTACTATACGGACGCCTTGACAAACTTCTTTAAGCTGTATTATACTGAGGACGATTTGTTCGCAGACTATGGTACAAGAGATTATGCTGAAGCAGGTAAGCTTGAAACAGCTAATGGCTGGTTCCATGACTATGATGGCACAACAAGCACAGACTGGTACGACCAGGTTTACCACAATGCTCTGACTCAGGACCACCAGCTCTCTATCGACGGTGGTAACGACAAGACCAAGTTCTATGTAGGTTTGGGCTACAATGATTCTGAGGGTGTTGTAAAGGGCACAGAGTTCCAGCGTTATAGCGGCCGTCTGAACTTGGATCACCAGGTAAACGATTGGTTGAAGGTTGGCGTAAAGCAGATGATTTCTTTCTCTGACACCAAGGGTCTTCGTGACCAGGGCGATCAGGAGCAGGGCTTTGGTACAACCACACCTTGGTCTGTACTCTACTCTTTGGACCCCACAGCTGTGAACAAGAATGCTGATGGCTCTTATAATAATGATGTAGCTTTCGGTAAGGTTGGTAACCCCAACAACATGTTTGGTGTTGAGAGCGGCGAGTATGCCGAGTTCGTGAAGTCAAACATGATGCGTAGCATGAGCAACCTCGAGGCAGAGGTTAAGCTGCCTTACGACCTTGTTGCTCGTACCATCTTCGGTTATGACTATACTAACAACAAACTGCAGGAGTTCTGGTCTCCTCTGAGCGTTAACGGTGAGTCACTTGGTGGCTTAGGTCAGCGTTGGGACTTCACCAGCAAGACACTGACCTCTTCTACCACTCTGGGTTACAACCATCAGTTTGGCAAGCACTCAGTAAGCGCACTGGGCGGTTACGAGTACGAGAAGCGCCAGATGCCTTATATGACAGCATCTGCAAAGGGTTATGGCACTTACAAACTGCCAGAGCTTTCTAACGGTCAGTCTTATCAGACTGGTAGCGCTATCTACGAGTCAATGCTTTCTTCTTGGCTCGGTAAGGCCGACTATAACTACGACAACAAGTACTATGCTGGCTTGAGCTTCCGTCGTGACGGTTCTTCTCGTCTGGCTAAGGACAACCGCTGGTCTAACTTCTGGTCAGTATCTGCTGCATGGCGTATCTCTCAGGAGTCATTCTTGCAGGGCAATCCTCTCTTCTCTGACTTGAAGCTGCGTGCTTCTTACGGTACCAATGGTAATCTGCCCACCGGTATGTATCAGTACATGCCTCAGTATGCTACCAGCGGTGGTTATGGTGCAAACGGTGCTTACTACTGGTCAACTCCTGGTAACGAGAGTCTGACATGGGAGAAGTCTAAGAACTTCAACATCGGTTTCGACTGGACACTCTACAACCGTGTATCACTCACTCTTGAATACTATAAGAAAGTGACCGACGATCTGATCTTCTCTACTCCTGTGTCTTATGTAACAGGTTTCGGTTCTAACATCAACAACATCGGTAAGCTGGAGAACAGCGGTCTCGAATTCACCGTTTCTTCTTCAAACATCCGTACTAAGGACTTTAGCTGGACCACCGACTTCAACTTGACCTGGCAGAAGATCTTGGTGAAGGAGTTGCCTGACGGCGAGGACGTTCAGTATGGTGATGGTAATATGTACCTGCTCCGCGAGGGTGAGTCTATGCACACCTTCTACCTCCCCGAATGGAAGGGCGTTGATCCCGAGACAGGTCTTGGTGAGTTCTGGCTTGATCCCTCTGATCACTCAAAGGGCGTAACTAACACCTACGCAAAGGCTGGTAAGGGTAAGGTAGGTAAGGCTGTGCCCGATGTACTCGGTGGTCTGACCAACACCTTCCGCTACAAGGACTTCGATCTGTCGTTCATGATTTCTTATCAGTTCGGTGCCGACATGTTCGACTATCCCGGATACTTCCTCACCTTCAGTGACGGTGTACGCGTTGGTTCATTCAACGTTCACGAGTCTGTTGCTGGCAACTACTGGAAGCAGCCTGGTGATGTAGTTGAATTCCCCAAACCTATCTATGGCAACCCCTATCGTTCAGATAAGTTCTCTTCACGTACCATCCGTTCTACCGACAACATCCGCGTACGTGATATCACTCTGGGCTACAACGTGCCTCTGTTCAAGCAGTACATCAACAACCTGCGTGTGTACTTCCGTACCACCAACCCATTCATGATCTACTGCGCAACTAAGGATGTAGATCCCGACGTTGATGTAAACGGCTACCGTCAGACCGATACACCTCCTACACGTCAGTTCCTGTTTGGTCTGAACCTGACTTTCTAA
- a CDS encoding CCA tRNA nucleotidyltransferase, with amino-acid sequence MKLYSDEELAKILDQDIFHKISDVADHLDVECYVVGGYVRDIFLERPSNDIDVVVVGSGIEVAKALKKVLGRRAHLSVFKNFGTAQVKFNDTEVEFVGARRESYSHDSRKPIVEDGTLEDDQNRRDFTINAMAICLNKNRFGELVDPFNGLADLEDGIIATPLDPDITFSDDPLRMMRCIRFATQLNFQIEDATFDALQRMADRIKIVSGERIEVELNKIMMAPHPSRGLVDLQRCGLLNIILPEVAALDIVEQKNGRAHKNNFYHTLEVLENVVRATHETHPQPLPVREGSERSQDGVGVEGSECSQTNASASRTDGLGENRVLYLRWAALLHDIGKTKTKRWDPAIGWTFHNHNYVGAKMVAELFRRLKLPMGAEMKYVQKLVDLHMRPQVIADSEVTDSAVRRLLNDAGDDIDDLMTLCEADITSKNEVRKKMFLENFRIVREKLADLKEKDYKRLLQPVIDGNEIMELFHLSPSREVGMLKQCLKDAVLDNKVENEREPLMQLLIEKAREMGIA; translated from the coding sequence ATGAAGTTGTATTCTGACGAAGAACTGGCCAAGATCCTTGACCAGGATATATTCCACAAAATTAGCGATGTGGCCGATCATCTGGACGTAGAGTGCTACGTGGTGGGTGGCTATGTCCGTGACATATTCCTCGAGCGTCCCAGCAACGACATTGATGTCGTCGTGGTGGGCAGCGGTATCGAGGTGGCTAAGGCCCTGAAAAAGGTGCTTGGCCGCAGAGCTCATCTGTCTGTTTTCAAAAACTTCGGTACGGCTCAGGTGAAGTTCAATGATACCGAAGTGGAGTTTGTCGGTGCCCGTCGCGAGAGCTACAGTCACGACTCGCGCAAGCCGATTGTCGAAGACGGCACGTTGGAAGACGATCAGAACCGCCGCGATTTCACCATTAATGCAATGGCTATCTGTCTGAACAAGAACCGTTTTGGCGAACTTGTCGATCCCTTTAATGGTCTGGCAGACTTAGAAGACGGCATCATTGCCACACCGCTCGATCCCGACATCACGTTTAGCGACGATCCCCTCCGCATGATGCGATGCATCCGTTTCGCCACGCAGCTCAACTTTCAGATAGAGGACGCTACCTTCGATGCCCTTCAGCGCATGGCCGATCGCATCAAGATTGTCAGTGGCGAGCGCATCGAGGTGGAGCTGAACAAAATCATGATGGCGCCTCATCCCAGCAGAGGCCTGGTAGATTTGCAGCGCTGTGGCCTGCTGAACATCATCCTCCCCGAGGTGGCGGCGCTCGATATTGTAGAGCAGAAGAATGGTCGTGCTCATAAGAACAACTTCTACCACACACTCGAAGTGCTTGAGAATGTAGTGAGAGCGACCCACGAGACCCACCCCCAACCCCTCCCTGTGAGGGAGGGGAGTGAACGCTCTCAGGATGGAGTAGGTGTTGAGGGGAGTGAATGCTCTCAGACGAATGCTTCTGCTTCCCGTACCGATGGACTGGGTGAAAACCGTGTTCTTTATTTGCGTTGGGCAGCATTGCTCCATGATATTGGCAAGACCAAGACCAAGCGGTGGGATCCTGCCATCGGCTGGACGTTCCACAACCACAACTATGTGGGAGCCAAGATGGTGGCAGAGCTGTTCCGTCGGCTGAAGTTGCCCATGGGAGCTGAGATGAAATACGTCCAGAAGCTGGTCGATTTGCACATGCGCCCACAGGTTATCGCCGATAGCGAGGTAACCGATTCGGCTGTTCGCCGCTTGCTCAACGATGCTGGCGACGATATCGACGACTTGATGACACTTTGCGAAGCCGACATCACGTCGAAGAACGAGGTCCGGAAAAAGATGTTTCTCGAGAACTTCCGCATTGTCCGCGAAAAGCTTGCCGACCTCAAGGAGAAAGACTATAAGCGCCTGTTGCAGCCCGTCATCGACGGCAACGAGATCATGGAGCTCTTCCATCTCTCTCCATCGCGCGAGGTGGGCATGTTGAAACAATGTCTGAAAGACGCAGTGCTAGACAATAAGGTTGAAAACGAACGCGAGCCTTTGATGCAGCTGCTCATAGAAAAAGCTCGCGAGATGGGAATCGCCTGA
- a CDS encoding DUF1599 domain-containing protein has product MNKFEKTNAQFEAAIAECRDIFSKKLHDYGASWRILRPSSLTDQLFIKAKRIRSLEIKQESLVGEGIRPEFMALINYGIVGLIQLEKGFADGVDMNNDEALALYDRYAKEALELMKRKNHDYDEAWRDMRVSSYTDLILTKIERIKEIEDLGGATLVSEGIDANYMDIINYAVFGLIKLEK; this is encoded by the coding sequence ATGAACAAATTTGAAAAAACTAATGCACAGTTTGAGGCTGCAATAGCCGAATGTCGCGACATCTTTTCAAAGAAGCTGCACGACTACGGTGCATCGTGGCGCATCCTGCGCCCCTCATCGCTGACCGACCAGCTGTTTATCAAAGCAAAGCGTATCCGTTCGCTGGAGATCAAACAAGAGTCGCTGGTAGGTGAAGGCATACGTCCCGAGTTTATGGCCTTGATAAACTATGGCATCGTGGGACTGATTCAATTGGAAAAGGGCTTTGCCGACGGCGTTGACATGAACAACGACGAAGCCTTGGCACTCTATGATCGCTATGCCAAGGAAGCCCTGGAGCTGATGAAGCGCAAGAACCACGACTACGACGAGGCGTGGCGCGACATGCGCGTCAGCAGCTACACAGACCTCATCTTGACCAAGATTGAGCGCATTAAAGAAATAGAAGACTTAGGCGGAGCCACGCTGGTGAGCGAGGGCATTGATGCCAACTATATGGATATTATCAACTACGCGGTCTTCGGACTGATTAAGTTGGAGAAGTGA
- the tpiA gene encoding triose-phosphate isomerase: MRTLIVNIARMVLAVVFILSGFVKAIDPLGTQYKIQDYLTAMHLGNWLPDAATLGLSVMLGATEFCLGIFLMFAIRRKLSSRLSLVIMLAMTPLTLWLAISNPIRDCGCFGDAIILTNWQTFWKNVVLLLAAIIVAHNPTRMFRFISEPNQWLVINYTVLFILITSTWCLYDKPLFDFRPYRVGTDLREGWQRMMEGEDSPYADLFIERDGEDITEQVLNDSSYTMLLISPHLELADDSQLDVINELYEYTKDNGYAFYGLTASGEKAVNQWRDMTGAEYAFYQTDDVLLKTVIRSNPGLLLLHDGTIIQKWSHNRLPELDSSKPLHELPEGTIQEDSVAHRIAMLMLWFVLPLTLLSLADRMWMWTKWIRMKTNRLTPTIKKEKKMRKKIVAGNWKMNMNLQDGIALAKELNETLKAEKPNCGVVICTPFIHLASIAQFLDQSIIGLGAENCADKEKGAFTGEVSAEMVKSTGAQYVILGHSERREYYKETPEILKEKVLLAQKNDLKVIFCIGESLEEREAGKQNEVVKAELEGSVFNLSEEDFRKIVIAYEPIWAIGTGKTATAEQAEEIHAYIRSIIAEKYGQAVADDTTILYGGSCKASNAPELFAKPDIDGGLIGGASLKCADFKGIIDAFK, from the coding sequence GTGAGAACGCTGATTGTAAACATAGCCCGCATGGTGCTGGCAGTGGTCTTCATCCTGTCTGGATTCGTCAAGGCCATCGACCCACTCGGCACGCAATACAAGATTCAGGACTACCTGACGGCGATGCATCTGGGCAACTGGCTGCCAGACGCTGCGACCTTGGGACTGTCGGTAATGCTGGGCGCCACGGAATTTTGCTTAGGCATCTTCCTGATGTTTGCCATCAGAAGAAAACTGTCTTCGCGCCTGTCGCTGGTCATCATGCTGGCAATGACGCCGCTGACACTATGGCTGGCCATCAGCAACCCCATAAGAGACTGCGGATGTTTTGGCGACGCCATCATTCTCACCAACTGGCAGACATTCTGGAAAAACGTGGTACTGCTGCTGGCTGCCATCATCGTAGCCCACAACCCCACAAGGATGTTTCGCTTTATCAGCGAGCCGAATCAATGGCTGGTCATCAACTACACGGTATTGTTCATATTGATAACCTCGACATGGTGTCTTTACGACAAACCGCTGTTTGACTTCCGTCCTTACCGCGTAGGAACCGACCTGAGGGAAGGCTGGCAACGCATGATGGAAGGTGAGGACTCGCCCTACGCCGACTTGTTTATAGAGCGCGACGGTGAAGACATCACAGAACAGGTGCTGAACGACAGCAGCTACACGATGTTGCTCATCTCGCCTCATCTGGAATTGGCCGACGACTCGCAACTTGATGTCATCAATGAGCTCTACGAGTACACCAAGGACAATGGCTATGCCTTCTACGGACTCACGGCAAGCGGTGAGAAGGCCGTGAACCAATGGCGCGACATGACAGGTGCCGAATACGCATTCTATCAGACCGACGACGTGTTGCTGAAGACGGTCATACGCAGTAACCCCGGACTGTTGCTGCTGCACGACGGCACCATCATACAGAAATGGAGCCACAACCGGCTACCAGAGCTTGACAGCAGCAAGCCTCTGCACGAACTGCCAGAGGGCACCATACAGGAAGACTCGGTGGCACACCGCATTGCCATGCTCATGTTGTGGTTCGTACTCCCGCTCACACTGCTTAGCCTAGCAGACCGCATGTGGATGTGGACCAAATGGATTAGAATGAAAACCAATCGTTTAACACCAACAATAAAAAAAGAAAAGAAAATGAGAAAGAAAATTGTAGCAGGTAACTGGAAGATGAACATGAATCTTCAGGATGGTATCGCTCTTGCAAAAGAGCTGAACGAGACACTGAAAGCAGAGAAGCCCAACTGCGGTGTAGTCATTTGCACCCCATTCATTCACTTGGCTTCTATCGCTCAGTTCCTCGATCAGTCTATCATCGGTCTGGGTGCAGAGAACTGCGCAGACAAGGAGAAGGGTGCTTTCACTGGTGAGGTTTCTGCCGAGATGGTAAAGAGCACTGGTGCTCAGTATGTCATCCTGGGCCACTCAGAGCGTCGTGAGTACTACAAGGAGACTCCCGAGATTCTGAAGGAGAAGGTGCTGCTGGCTCAGAAGAACGACCTGAAGGTTATCTTCTGCATCGGCGAGTCACTCGAAGAGCGCGAGGCTGGCAAGCAGAACGAGGTTGTTAAGGCCGAGCTCGAGGGCAGCGTGTTCAACCTCTCAGAGGAGGACTTCCGCAAGATCGTTATCGCCTACGAGCCAATCTGGGCTATCGGTACTGGCAAGACCGCTACCGCAGAGCAGGCTGAGGAGATTCACGCATATATCCGTTCAATCATCGCTGAGAAATATGGTCAGGCTGTTGCCGACGACACCACCATCCTCTATGGCGGTTCATGCAAGGCTTCAAACGCACCTGAGCTGTTCGCTAAGCCCGACATCGACGGTGGTTTGATTGGCGGTGCTTCTTTGAAGTGTGCAGACTTCAAGGGCATCATCGACGCCTTCAAATAA
- a CDS encoding SPOR domain-containing protein, giving the protein MMKLFFTILTLCAGIAVNADAQTFTQRVQQTTPGGARVTIHQDKQLEDLVNGTHTSAKTTKTTSTKPATKPAAKPAATTKTVTTATRTTTASNNAHAEVANSAASNTVDTVAAPKHYHKAIGYRIQVFAGGNTRSDRQKAEKTGNALKQLFPGEEVYVHFYSPRWICRMGNYRNYEDAKAKVEEVRKLGYESATIVKGKISVAE; this is encoded by the coding sequence ATGATGAAGCTGTTCTTCACCATATTAACTCTGTGTGCCGGCATTGCTGTCAATGCCGACGCACAGACTTTCACCCAACGTGTTCAGCAGACCACGCCGGGAGGAGCTCGCGTTACCATTCACCAAGACAAACAGCTTGAAGACTTGGTGAACGGCACTCACACGTCTGCCAAAACAACAAAGACAACTTCGACCAAGCCTGCCACTAAGCCAGCCGCCAAACCGGCTGCCACAACAAAGACGGTAACGACCGCCACAAGGACGACAACTGCAAGCAACAACGCACATGCAGAAGTCGCCAACAGCGCAGCAAGCAACACAGTGGACACTGTGGCTGCACCGAAACATTATCATAAAGCCATTGGCTATCGTATTCAGGTATTTGCAGGAGGCAACACACGCAGTGACCGCCAGAAAGCAGAGAAAACAGGCAACGCGCTCAAACAGCTGTTCCCAGGCGAAGAAGTATATGTGCACTTCTATTCTCCCCGATGGATCTGCCGCATGGGTAACTATCGAAACTACGAAGACGCGAAAGCAAAAGTAGAAGAAGTACGCAAACTGGGCTATGAGTCTGCCACCATCGTGAAAGGCAAAATCAGCGTTGCAGAATAA
- the folE gene encoding GTP cyclohydrolase I FolE produces the protein MESEKKTEELASHYKSIIELLGENTEREGLLKTPTRVAKAMQVLTRGYEMDAHKVLTDALFKEDYSQMVIVKDIDFFSLCEHHMLPMYGKVHVAYIPNGYITGLSKIARVVDIYSHRLQVQERMTLQIRKCIEETLHPLGVMVVVEAKHMCMQMRGVEKQNSVTTTSEFSGAFKQAKTRQEFMNLIHNS, from the coding sequence ATGGAATCAGAAAAGAAAACAGAAGAACTTGCATCACACTATAAAAGTATCATAGAACTGCTGGGCGAGAACACAGAGCGCGAAGGGCTGCTGAAGACACCCACCCGCGTAGCCAAAGCCATGCAGGTGTTGACACGAGGCTATGAGATGGATGCCCATAAGGTGCTGACAGATGCTCTCTTCAAGGAGGACTACAGCCAGATGGTCATCGTTAAAGACATCGACTTCTTCTCACTCTGCGAGCATCACATGTTGCCCATGTACGGCAAGGTACACGTGGCATACATCCCCAACGGCTACATCACCGGCCTATCAAAGATTGCCCGCGTGGTAGATATCTACAGTCATAGACTCCAAGTACAAGAGCGCATGACGCTGCAAATCCGTAAATGTATAGAAGAGACGCTTCATCCTTTAGGTGTGATGGTTGTCGTAGAAGCTAAGCATATGTGCATGCAGATGCGAGGTGTAGAGAAGCAGAACTCGGTGACAACAACAAGTGAGTTCAGTGGAGCCTTCAAACAGGCAAAGACCCGTCAGGAGTTCATGAACCTGATTCATAACTCATAA